In Nematostella vectensis chromosome 2, jaNemVect1.1, whole genome shotgun sequence, one genomic interval encodes:
- the LOC5514832 gene encoding transcription factor Sp9 isoform X2 — protein sequence MLAATCSRIGHQQSPPVADVTTAKGFYPWKSPPHLESVALQRARFNGEPSIGGITSAFTSTYETSLSERPVENVYTVCNSLAAGRGGTSSSPVAVMSRMHQSISDYPRIGHSYHENPWYKQSLDHHTHAQHRQGFWEVHGGPWLEGSTSAASYHPPLSHFSSGLPHEYTSSNVPHPVPALAPTVTVGNHPHFFPPTSYLPGDPIKSSYPTYIDGPASYFPGTAAFLQSTPSLVPRTTRRYTGRATCDCPNCQDNERMSASGAPFRKKSQHICHIPGCGKVYGKTSHLKAHLRWHTGERPFVCNWLFCGKRFTRSDELQRHLRTHTGEKRFACPICSKRFMRGDHLSKHVKTHNNITPKKADSEKSEDEKTTNSEDQRSEEESNNVCVSESLADSVRTRILSDS from the coding sequence ATGCTAGCTGCAACTTGTAGTCGCATTGGACATCAGCAATCGCCACCAGTCGCGGACGTGACTACAGCAAAGGGATTCTACCCATGGAAATCGCCGCCTCATCTTGAAAGTGTGGCCCTACAAAGAGCTCGCTTTAACGGAGAACCAAGCATAGGGGGGATAACTTCGGCGTTTACTTCAACATATGAGACTTCACTGAGTGAGCGGCCGGTAGAGAACGTGTACACAGTTTGCAATAGCTTAGCGGCTGGACGTGGCGGTACGTCTTCAAGCCCTGTGGCTGTAATGAGTCGAATGCATCAATCGATATCAGACTATCCTCGTATTGGTCACTCGTATCACGAAAACCCCTGGTATAAACAGTCGCTAGACCACCACACACATGCTCAGCACAGGCAAGGCTTTTGGGAGGTTCACGGCGGTCCCTGGCTTGAGGGATCGACTTCAGCAGCCTCGTATCATCCTCCTCTTAGCCATTTCTCGTCGGGGCTGCCGCACGAATACACGTCGAGTAACGTGCCTCATCCAGTGCCCGCATTAGCACCAACGGTGACTGTAGGGAACCACCCGCACTTCTTCCCCCCTACATCATACCTACCTGGTGATCCAATCAAGTCCTCCTACCCTACGTATATTGACGGCCCTGCTTCGTACTTCCCGGGAACTGCGGCGTTTTTACAGTCAACGCCGAGTCTCGTGCCTAGAACTACCCGTCGGTACACTGGACGAGCCACTTGTGACTGTCCAAATTGTCAGGATAACGAGAGAATGAGTGCAAGTGGAGCACCCTTCAGGAAAAAGTCCCAGCATATCTGCCACATCCCCGGCTGCGGGAAGGTTTACGGCAAGACCTCGCATTTGAAGGCGCATTTACGGTGGCACACGGGAGAACGACCATTCGTGTGCAATTGGCTGTTCTGCGGGAAAAGGTTCACGCGATCGGATGAGCTACAAAGACATCTACGTACTCACACTGGAGAAAAACGCTTCGCGTGTCCTATCTGTAGCAAGCGCTTTATGCGCGGTGATCACTTGTCAAAACACGTTAAAACGCATAATAATATCACACCAAAGAAAGCGGACTCTGAAAAATCTGAGGATGAGAAAACCACGAACTCGGAGGATCAACGGAGTGAGGAAGAATCTAACAATGTTTGCGTCTCTGAGTCCCTCGCAGACTCAGTTCGTACGCGCATTCTAAGTGACTCATGA
- the LOC5514831 gene encoding medium-chain acyl-CoA ligase ACSF2, mitochondrial produces the protein MMSPNLSYIHVPHACPMDSRLLHQYLDIRAEQNAGTEAVVMYNMQMSRSTMTYAQWRNRSVSLAASLLELGVSRGQHVLLIGGNTLEYIVFLMALHRIGALAILLGPGDLTPANTALLKTLDCTAIAFNPVMKESQERQLWTGLKELTDKKTNIIFFGNFNLAPSFLTATKIHLYDDLLKRGELLGVEDVLTVQAQVQGDDPIVALATSGTTGIPKFVQHTSHAIVNVKGGEPSTDSSKMSRGKIISFVDRPVSWIGGLTPFYNSLYSESTVVWIPTEIGLSNNPDISCEVIQREKVISWSPSPSLIPRLQELQSKYDLSNVKIIVMAGQALTADDLWSVIEAFPAAYIFQGYASSEGLKISFRLLNKDIQEKSSVAKMQVFAGVEVKIVDTDGKVVPRGQPGEICCRSECVFLGYLGNPEATSRVKSPQGWLHTEDLGTMDDQDMIEVTGRKSEIIKRATVKIFPGEIRAELVKNPIVADTIVIGVPDKMLHEEICACVVLRKNACDDVPLDALADWCNGKWPPRADGLSLKPKYFVVFDEFPMTRSAKLDLHGIKKIALGKLGLEGK, from the exons ATGATGTCACCGAACTTGAGCTATATACATGTGCCTCATGCGTGCCCGATGGACTCACGCCTCTTACACCAGTATCTTGACATACGTGCTGAACAGAATGCTGGGACTGAGGCCGTTGTGATGTATAATATGCAGATGAGTCGGTCCACTATGACTTACGCCCAGTGGAGAAACAG GTCCGTGTCTCTCGCCGCTTCTCTCCTCGAGTTAGGCGTGTCACGTGGGCAGCACGTGCTTCTAATCGGAGGGAACACCCTCGAGTACATCGTGTTCCTCATGGCACTACATCGCATTGGTGCTCTAGCGATTCTGCTGGGTCCTGGAGACCTCACACCTGCTAACACCGCCCTGCTAAAGACCCTCGACTGTACAGCAATTGCATTTAACCCGGTGATGAAGGAGTCCCAGGAAAGACAGCTGTGGACCGGTCTTAAGGAGCTAACcgacaaaaaaacaaacataatcTTCTTTGGAAACTTCAATTTGGCACCCAGCTTCCTCACTGCTACTAAGATTCACTTGTATGATGACCTTCTGAAGCGAGGGGAGTTACTAGGAGTTGAAGATGTGTTGACCGTCCAGGCTCAAGTCCAAGGCGATGATCCTATTGTTGCATTGGCAACTTCAGGCACGACAGGGATCCCAAAGTTTGTCCAACACACGTCGCATGCCATAGTGAATGTCAAGGGAGGTGAACCCTCAACTGATTCTTCTAAGATGAGTAGGGGAAAGATTATCAGTTTTGTGGATCGTCCAGTATCTTGGATAGGCGGCCTGACACCTTTTTATAACAGCCTTTATTCAGAATCAACTGTGGTTTGGATTCCCACAGAGATAGGATTGTCTAACAACCCGGATATCTCATGTGAGGTAATCCAGCGGGAAAAAGTCATCTCATGGAGTCCTAGCCCATCCTTGATCCCAAGGCTCCAGGAATTGCAATCGAAATATGACCTGAGTAATGTTAAGATAATAGTTATGGCAGGGCAAGCATTGACGGCTGATGACCTTTGGTCTGTCATAGAGGCGTTCCCAGCAGCTTATATTTTCCAGGGGTATGCCTCATCTGAGGGATTGAAGATATCTTTTAGATTACTCAACAAGGATATACAAGAGAAGTCATCTGTCGCTAAAATGCAAGTATTTGCTGGTGTGGAAGTCAAGATAGTTGATACGGATGGTAAGGTCGTTCCTCGGGGGCAACCAGGAGAAATCTGCTGCAGAAGTGAGTGTGTTTTCTTGGGCTATTTAGGGAACCCAGAGGCAACGTCTCGAGTGAAGTCCCCACAAGGATGGCTACACACAGAGGATTTAGGAACCATGGATGACCAAGACATGATTGAGGTTACCGGACGCAAGTCAGAAATCATCAAACGAGCGACTGTCAAGATATTCCCGGGCGAGATCAGGGCAGAGCTTGTAAAGAACCCAATCGTTGCCGACACCATCGTCATCGGTGTCCCTGACAAGATGTTGCACGAGGAGATTTGCGCATGCGTAGTGCTTCGAAAAAATGCATGTGATGACGTGCCCTTGGATGCGCTAGCTGATTGGTGCAACGGGAAGTGGCCGCCGCGAGCCGATGGTTTGAGCTTGAAGCCAAAGTACTTCGTGGTATTCGACGAGTTTCCGATGACACGAAGTGCGAAGCTTGATTTACATGGGATCAAGAAAATAGCTTTGGGAAAGCTCGGACTCGAAGGCAAATGA
- the LOC5514832 gene encoding transcription factor Sp9 isoform X1, protein MQFPKTEELLDTASSQPSTGMLAATCSRIGHQQSPPVADVTTAKGFYPWKSPPHLESVALQRARFNGEPSIGGITSAFTSTYETSLSERPVENVYTVCNSLAAGRGGTSSSPVAVMSRMHQSISDYPRIGHSYHENPWYKQSLDHHTHAQHRQGFWEVHGGPWLEGSTSAASYHPPLSHFSSGLPHEYTSSNVPHPVPALAPTVTVGNHPHFFPPTSYLPGDPIKSSYPTYIDGPASYFPGTAAFLQSTPSLVPRTTRRYTGRATCDCPNCQDNERMSASGAPFRKKSQHICHIPGCGKVYGKTSHLKAHLRWHTGERPFVCNWLFCGKRFTRSDELQRHLRTHTGEKRFACPICSKRFMRGDHLSKHVKTHNNITPKKADSEKSEDEKTTNSEDQRSEEESNNVCVSESLADSVRTRILSDS, encoded by the exons ATGCAGTTCCCCAAGACCGAG GAACTACTAGACACGGCGAGTAGTCAACCAAGCACTGGGATGCTAGCTGCAACTTGTAGTCGCATTGGACATCAGCAATCGCCACCAGTCGCGGACGTGACTACAGCAAAGGGATTCTACCCATGGAAATCGCCGCCTCATCTTGAAAGTGTGGCCCTACAAAGAGCTCGCTTTAACGGAGAACCAAGCATAGGGGGGATAACTTCGGCGTTTACTTCAACATATGAGACTTCACTGAGTGAGCGGCCGGTAGAGAACGTGTACACAGTTTGCAATAGCTTAGCGGCTGGACGTGGCGGTACGTCTTCAAGCCCTGTGGCTGTAATGAGTCGAATGCATCAATCGATATCAGACTATCCTCGTATTGGTCACTCGTATCACGAAAACCCCTGGTATAAACAGTCGCTAGACCACCACACACATGCTCAGCACAGGCAAGGCTTTTGGGAGGTTCACGGCGGTCCCTGGCTTGAGGGATCGACTTCAGCAGCCTCGTATCATCCTCCTCTTAGCCATTTCTCGTCGGGGCTGCCGCACGAATACACGTCGAGTAACGTGCCTCATCCAGTGCCCGCATTAGCACCAACGGTGACTGTAGGGAACCACCCGCACTTCTTCCCCCCTACATCATACCTACCTGGTGATCCAATCAAGTCCTCCTACCCTACGTATATTGACGGCCCTGCTTCGTACTTCCCGGGAACTGCGGCGTTTTTACAGTCAACGCCGAGTCTCGTGCCTAGAACTACCCGTCGGTACACTGGACGAGCCACTTGTGACTGTCCAAATTGTCAGGATAACGAGAGAATGAGTGCAAGTGGAGCACCCTTCAGGAAAAAGTCCCAGCATATCTGCCACATCCCCGGCTGCGGGAAGGTTTACGGCAAGACCTCGCATTTGAAGGCGCATTTACGGTGGCACACGGGAGAACGACCATTCGTGTGCAATTGGCTGTTCTGCGGGAAAAGGTTCACGCGATCGGATGAGCTACAAAGACATCTACGTACTCACACTGGAGAAAAACGCTTCGCGTGTCCTATCTGTAGCAAGCGCTTTATGCGCGGTGATCACTTGTCAAAACACGTTAAAACGCATAATAATATCACACCAAAGAAAGCGGACTCTGAAAAATCTGAGGATGAGAAAACCACGAACTCGGAGGATCAACGGAGTGAGGAAGAATCTAACAATGTTTGCGTCTCTGAGTCCCTCGCAGACTCAGTTCGTACGCGCATTCTAAGTGACTCATGA